A single genomic interval of Fusarium verticillioides 7600 chromosome 8, whole genome shotgun sequence harbors:
- a CDS encoding alpha-galactosidase 2 translates to MVLVTLKGITTTAVLFCQAVSALAENSDPIHVDGTSFALNGDNVSYRFHVDNTTGDLINDHYGGPVAEDGITAEIGPIQGWVNLIGRVRREFPDHGRGDFRVPAFQLRQASGTTVTDFRYKSHEVVQGKPGLSGLPSTFGEADDVSTLVVRMYDNYSSIAVDLSYSIFPKYDAVVRSVNITNRGNATVDLRKVASWSVDLQQDDLDLIEIRGDWAREGMRVRRKVDFGTQGFQSSTGYSSHLHNPFLALVSSTTTETQGEAWGFSLVYTGSFAVDVEKSSQGLTRAILGLNPLDFSWPLKPGQTFATPEVVSVFSNKGVGGMSRQFHRLYRKHLMKSKYAEETRPVLLNSWEGLGFEINETAIEKIAKQSAELGIKLFVMDDGWFGNKYPRVNDSAGLGDWQPNKERFPDGLTPLVENVTDLRIANASDDLKFGIWFEPEMVNPKSDLYDKHPDWAIHAGSYPRTETRNQLVLNVALPEVQEFIIDSVSKILRESPISYVKWDNNRGIHETPDPTLNYKYMLGLYHVFETLTSRFPDVLWEGCASGGGRFDPGVLQWFPQIWTSDDTDAVERIKIQFGTSLAYPPSAMGAHLSHVPNGNTQRITSVKFRAHVAMMGGSFGVELDPSDLEPEEREQIPGLIQLSERINPIVITGDFYRLALPEETNYPAGQFISGDGKKVVLFAFQTRATINNSWPWFRLQGLDASAKYRVDNNQTVSGSTLMNLGIQLRFEGDYDSQVLMIEKQ, encoded by the exons ATGGTGCTCGTTACATTGAAGGGCATTACGACGACGGCAGTGCTGTTCTGTCAGGCCGTCTCGGCTCTCGCGGAGAATTCAGATC CAATTCACGTCGATGGCACCTCTTTCGCCCTCAACGGCGATAACGTCTCATACCGTTTCCACGTCGACAATACCACCGGAGATCTTATCAACGATCACTACGGGGGCCCCGTCGCCGAAGATGGAATCACCGCTGAAATCGGCCCCATCCAAGGCTGGGTCAATTTAATCGGCCGCGTGCGCCGCGAATTCCCCGACcatggaagaggagactTCCGCGTCCCAGCGTTTCAACTGCGACAAGCCAGCGGCACGACCGTCACGGACTTTCGGTACAAGTCTCACGAGGTTGTGCAGGGAAAGCCTGGATTGTCTGGCCTTCCGTCGACGTTTGgcgaggctgatgatgtgtcgactttggtggtgaggatgtATGACAATTATAGCTCTATTGCTGTTGATCTGTCGTATTCGATCTTTCCGAAGTATGATGCCGTTGTGAGGAGTGTTAATATTACGAATCGGGGTAATGCGACGGTGGATTTGAGAAAGGTTGCGAGTTGGAGTGTTGATTTGCAGCAGGATGATCTGGATCTTATTGAGATTAGGGGTGATTGGGCTCGTGAGGGAATGCGCGTGCGTCGAAAAGTGGACTTTGGAACCCAAGG GTTTCAGAGCTCTACTGGATAttcctctcatcttcacaacCCGTTCCTCGCTCTCGTTTCATCAACGACTACAGAAACTCAAGGCGAAGCTTGGGGCTTCTCTCTAGTGTACACCGGTTCCTTCGCCGTTGACGTCGAGAAGAGCTCCCAAGGACTCACTCGCGCCATTCTCGGTCTCAATCCTCTCGACTTCTCGTGGCCACTGAAACCCGGCCAAACCTTCGCCACTCCCGAGGTCGTCTCCGTCTTCTCAAACAAGGGTGTTGGTGGCATGTCCCGACAATTCCACCGACTTTACAGAAAGCACTTGATGAAGAGTAAATACGCAGAAGAAACTCGTCCTGTCCTTCTCAACAGCTGGGAGGGCTTGGGTTTCGAGATCAACGAAACCGCCATTGAAAAGATTGCCAAACAATCTGCAGAACTCGGTATCAAACTGTTCgtcatggatgatggctggTTCGGCAACAAGTACCCGCGCGTGAACGATTCAGCGGGTCTTGGAGACTGGCAGCCTAACAAGGAGCGCTTCCCTGACGGATTAACGCCCCTGGTTGAGAACGTCACCGACCTAAGAATTGCCAATGCATCCGACGATCTAAAGTTTGGTATCTGGTTCGAGCCCGAAATGGTGAACCCCAAGTCAGATTTGTACGACAAACACCCCGACTGGGCCATTCACGCAGGCTCATATCCTCGAACCGAGACGCGTAACCAATTGGTTCTCAACGTAGCCCTCCCCGAGGTCCAAGagttcatcatcgactctGTTTCCAAAATTCTCCGCGAATCACCAATTTCCTACGTCAAGTGGGATAACAACCGTGGAATCCACGAGACGCCTGATCCTACCCTTAACTACAAGTATATGCTGGGTCTTTATCACGTCTTTGAGACTTTGACGAGTCGTTTCCCTGATGTTCTCTGGGAAGGCTGTGCTTCAGGTGGTGGACGGTTTGACCCCGGTGTTCTTCAGTGGTTCCCTCAGATTTGGACGTCGGATGATACAGATGCAGTGGAGCGTATCAAGATCCAATTCGGCACGTCACTTGCTTATCCTCCATCTGCCATGGGGGCTCATCTATCGCATGTCCCTAATGGAAACACCCAGAGAATCACGTCTGTCAAGTTCAGAGCGCACGTTGCTATGATGGGCGGCTCCTTTGGCGTCGAACTTGACCCAAGCGAtcttgagccagaagagaggGAACAAATTCCTGGTCTCATCCAACTTTCTGAAAGGATCAACCCGATTGTCATTACTGGCGACTTCTACAGACTTGCCTTACCTGAGGAAACTAACTATCCCGCTGGACAGTTTATTTCAGGGGATGGCAAGAAAGTCGTGCTTTTTGCATTCCAGACGAGAGCGACTATTAATAACTCCTGGCCCTGGTTCCGACTTCAAGGTCTGGACGCAAGTGCCAAATACAGGGTGGATAATAACCAGACGGTTTCTGGGTCGACACTGATGAACCTCGGTATTCAGTTGAGGTTCGAGGGGGATTATGATAGCCAggtcttgatgattgagaAGCAATAG
- a CDS encoding Ca2+:H+ antiporter, producing the protein MASNILPGHGNGHRDESTPLLPQISSHIAHEGESGRSGFHPRHFLAVLWRSSCTASKWVNILWPVVPIAIILQFFPGLHLWKFATAYIAVIPTANLLGFSGQEFARKLPKVAGILIETTFGSIIEIILFIVLLSKHEVNAPEDNGDEGNLIPIIQAAILGSILTNLLLCLGLCFFVGGLKQASQKFHAIVSEVGTGLLLVAAFGLLIPSAFYSALKAEVVPDFPGFRILHEKFTEGKLQDDVLRISQATSIALIIAFFFYIWYQASSQHSIFDEVIEMDEHRDADREADMEKPKFTMTEAIIAILIALAFVTALLIFLVEKIEHVVESGVPDQFLGLILLPFVEKAAEHLTAIDEAYDGVINVALYHCLGPSIQTALFNGPLVVLVGWAIGKPMDLNFEIFMIVLLVLSILVVGNFLRDGESNWLEGALLVVIYAIIAIACWYYPNPDVATSNGIEGSEMVNVTMSVDTLRQLQKLINAQLPQN; encoded by the exons ATGGCGAGCAATATCCTTCCAGGCCATGGCAATGGTCATAGAGATGAATCAACCCCGCTTCTGCCGCAGATCTCAAGCCATATCGCTCACGAGGGAGAAAGCGGGAGGAGCGGTTttcatcctcgtcatttCCTCGCTGTTCTCTGGCGAAGCTCCTGCACCGCGTCGAAATGGGTAAACATCCTCTGGCCGGTTGTCCCCATCGCTATCATCCTTCAGTTCTTCCCTGGCCTGCATCTCTGGAAGTTTGCTACCGCGTACATCGCCGTGATCCCAACTGCCAACCTGCTTGGATTTTCGGGACAGGAGTTTGCGCGCAAGTTGCCCAAGGTAGCTGGTATTCTCATCGAGACGACGTTTGGGTCTATCATTGAGATTATTCTCTTTATTGTTTTGCTGTCGAAGCATGAGGTCAACGCTCCTGAGGATAACGGCGATGAAGGAAACCTCATTCCTATCATCCAGGCCGCGATCCTCGGCAGTATCCTTAccaatctcctcctctgtCTTGGCCTCTGCTTTTTCGTTGGTGGCCTCAAGCAAGCCAGCCAAAAGTTCCACGCCATTGTCTCAGAAGTCGGCACCGgactcctcctcgtcgcagCATTCGGTCTCCTCATTCCCAGTGCATTCTACTCCGCGCTCAAAGCCGAGGTTGTCCCCGACTTCCCAGGCTTCCGAATTCTGCACGAGAAGTTTACAGAGGGTAAACTCCAAGACGATGTTCTGCGCATCAGTCAAGCAACATCAATTGCACTGATTATCGCGTTTTTCTTTTACATCTGGTACCAGGCTAGCAGCCAGCATAGTATCTTCGATGAGGTtattgagatggatgagcaTCGAGATGCTGATCGCGAGGCTGATATGGAGAAGCCCAAGTTTACCATGACCGAGGCTATTATTGCTATATTGATTGCTCTTGCTTTTGTGactgctcttctcatctttcttgttgagaagattgagcatgttgttgagagtggAGTGCCTGATCAGTTCTTGGGTCTCATTCTGTTACCTTTtgtcgagaaggctgctgagcacCTGACAGCCATTGATGAAGCTTATG ATGGTGTCATTAATGTCGCCCTATATCACTGCCTCGGACCATCTATCCAAACAGCCCTGTTCAACGGTCCCCTCGTTGTTCTCGTCGGCTGGGCCATAGGAAAGCCCATGGACTTGAACTTTGAGATCTTCATGATTGTCCTACTTGTTCTGTCCATCTTGGTGGTTGGAAACTTCCTCCGTGATGGCGAGTCCAACTGGCTTGAGGGTGCACTTCTCGTG GTCATTTATGCTATTATTGCTATCGCGTGCTGGTACTATCCAAACCCTGACGTGGCTACTTCAAATGGCATCGAAGGTTCCGAGATGGTCAACGTCACCATGAGTGTCGACACTCTGCGTCAGCTGCAGAAGCTTATTAACGCGCAGCTGCCACAGAACTAA
- a CDS encoding glutaminase → MPSAVRTNFSPPPSKQLKPIPFRPMKSPIPDYLNRVLENARPIEDGKPASYIETLAKADTSKIAVALAMVDGQIYSAGDDDVEFSMQSISKAFVYALAIEDAGLEKVLEKIGVEPSGDAFNSLSLERGSNRPMNPMINAGAITAHSLIGGPDWTAEQRSDRILKAMSKLAGRQLRVCEEVYEAELRDANRNMGIGYMLKAAGIITGDAQQIVQGYIRQCAINVNVRDLATMAATLCNAGCHPATGEKIIPQDSVRQILSVMTTCGMYDAAGDWVSRIGIPAKSGVAGGIIGALPGQMGIAVFSPKLDTRGNSVRGVAICEQLSSDMGLHMMDVSQIAQATVRVSVATILPGDNEPHHTNCNKEVIIFSLRGVVRFGGSERLTRAITRELGDPNPDDPGSGRSRFVCAVVFSFRDVFSFNAVAQKIIQADITRLLLDGRTVVVIDPVGVLQMETKRAGSNLKIVDNETAARDFIGGIGCHTVSKNDEW, encoded by the coding sequence ATGCCTTCAGCGGTGAGGACTaatttctctcctcctccatcaaagCAGCTCAAGCCCATACCCTTCCGTCCAATGAAGTCCCCCATCCCCGACTATCTCAACCGCGTGCTGGAGAATGCGCGGCCCATAGAAGATGGCAAGCCCGCCAGCTACATCGAGACGCTGGCAAAGGCGGACACGTCGAAGATAGCTGTTGCGCTGGCGATGGTGGATGGCCAGATTTACTCTGCGGGCGATGACGACGTTGAGTTTTCGATGCAGTCTATCTCCAAGGCGTTTGTGTATGCGCTTGCGATTGAGGATGCGGGGTTGGAGAAAGTGCTGGAGAAGATTGGCGTGGAACCCTCCGGAGACGCGTTTAATAGTCTGTCGTTGGAGCGCGGGAGTAACAGACCGATGAATCCTATGATCAACGCGGGAGCCATCACAGCACATTCTCTTATCGGAGGACCAGACTGGACAGCAGAGCAACGATCAGACCGCATCCTCAAAGCCATGTCGAAGCTAGCAGGTCGTCAATTACGCGTCTGCGAAGAAGTTTACGAGGCTGAGCTACGAGACGCCAATCGAAACATGGGAATTGGTTACATGCTCAAAGCAGCTGGCATCATCACCGGCGACGCACAGCAGATCGTGCAGGGATATATCCGCCAATGCGCCATTAACGTCAACGTTCGAGACTTGGCGACCATGGCTGCTACGCTCTGCAACGCGGGCTGTCACCCTGCAACAGGAGAAAAGATCATTCCTCAAGACAGCGTGCGGCAGATCCTCTCCGTCATGACAACTTGCGGCATGTACGATGCTGCGGGAGACTGGGTATCGCGGATTGGCATCCCCGCCAAGAGTGGAGTTGCTGGTGGTATCATCGGTGCTCTGCCCGGCCAAATGGGCATCGCTGTGTTTTCACCCAAGCTTGATACACGAGGAAACAGTGTTCGCGGCGTCGCCATCTGCGAGCAGTTATCCAGCGACATGGGTCTTCACATGATGGACGTCAGCCAAATCGCCCAAGCGACCGTGCGCGTATCCGTCGCGACAATCCTCCCCGGCGACAACGAACCCCACCACACAAACTGCAAcaaagaagtcatcatcttcagtcTGCGCGGTGTAGTACGCTTCGGCGGCTCAGAGCGCCTAACACGCGCCATCACACGAGAGCTCGGGGACCCAAACCCCGATGATCCAGGTTCTGGACGGAGTCGGTTTGTGTGCGCCGTGGTGTTTTCGTTCCGCGATGTGTTTTCGTTTAATGCGGTAGCGCAGAAGATTATTCAGGCGGATATTACGAGATTGCTGCTTGATGGGCGGACGGTGGTTGTTATAGATCCCGTGGGAGTTTTGCAGATGGAGACGAAGCGGGCGGGCAGTAACCTCAAGATTGTGGATAATGAGACTGCTGCGAGGGATTTTATTGGAGGAATTGGATGCCATACTGTTTCAAAGAATGATGAATGGTGA
- a CDS encoding carboxypeptidase D: protein MKTALLNVLTALALVGQGSCKPAASLDKRYVQEDAGIKYKVFEHAATGSKTKIVSNSGICETTPGVNQHSGYFSVGTNMNMFFWFFESRKDAKTAPLALWLNGGPGCSSMIGLFQENGPCTFNNGGSKPTLNPNSWNTFANMLYVDQPIATGFSYGTDDAVSTLAAAPRVWNLLQAFYAQFPEYENRDFGLFTESYGGHYGPEFAFYFEQQNAAIDAGKIKGEKINLVALGINNGWIDPGNQYRDYIDYAANNTYRKLITPTQYSKYLNTYNQKCVPAFAKCPGLTGNDAACGNADDVCSSAIESPLERLADFDVYDIRAPSNDPFPPSTYSTYLTSASVMKAIGAQSDYQECGDESYNKFIASGDRGRSFLPTLKQVIDSKIQVLIWAGDADWICNWMGNYRALNSIAPQSFVSAPLKSFTVGGTKYGEFKTSGNLSWLRVYGAGHEVPAYQPEAALAAFVATMSKKPISST, encoded by the exons ATGAAGACAGCTTTGTTGAATGTGCTCACGGCGCTTGCCCTTGTCGGCCAAGGCAGCTGCAAACCTGCAGCCAGCCTCGACAAGAGATATGTGCAAGAAGACGCTGGTATCAAGTACAAGGTCTTCGAGCATGCTGCGACTggctccaagaccaagatcgtcTCCAACTCTGGAATCTGCGAGACGACGCCTGGTGTGAACCAGCACTCTGGCTATTTCTCTGTCG GCACCAACATGAACATGTTCTTTTGGTTCTTCGAGTCTCGCAAGGACGCTAAAACCGCTCCACTGGCCCTTTGGCTCAACGGTGGTCCGGGCTGTAGTTCCATGATCGGCTTGTTTCAGGAAAATGGACCTTgcaccttcaacaacggcGGGTCCAAGCCGACTCTGAACCCCAACTCATGGAACACTTTTGCCAACATG CTGTACGTTGATCAACCTATTGCTACTGGTTTCAGCTACGGCACCGATGATGCTGTGTCCACTCTCGCTGCTGCTCCCCGAGTCTGGAATCTCCTCCAAGCTTTCTACGCCCAGTTTCCCGAGTATGAGAACCgtgactttggtcttttcaCTGAATCATACGGTGGCCATTACGGTCCTGAGTTTGCGTTTTACTTTGAACAGCAGAACGCTGCTATCGATGCTGGAAAGATcaagggcgagaagatcaaccttGTGGCCCTTGGTATCAACAACGGCTGGATTGATCCTG GCAACCAGTACAGAGATTATATCGACTACGCCGCTAACAACACCTACCGCAAACTCATCACACCAACTCAGTACAgcaagtatctcaacacGTACAACCAAAAGTGTGTCCCTGCATTTGCCAAATGCCCCGGTCTCACAGGCAACGATGCTGCATGCGGCAACGCAGATGACGTCTGCAGTTCTGCTATTGAAAGCCCGCTGGAGAGACTGGCAGACTTTGATGTCTATGATATCCGCGCGCCCAGCAACGATCCTTTCCCTCCTTCGACTTACTCTACCTATCTTACATCTGCATCTGTGATGAAGGCTATTGGTGCGCAGTCTGATTACCAGGAGTGCGGTGATGAGTCTTATAACAAGTTTATCGCTAGTGGTGATA GGGGCCGATCATTCTTACCGACACTTAAGCAAGTTATTGATTCAAAGATCCAAGTTCTCATCTGGGCCGGCGACGCTG ACTGGATCTGCAACTGGATGGGTAACTACAGAGCCCTCAACTCAATCGCCCCGCAATCATTCGTCTCCGCTCCTCTCAAGTCTTTCACTGTCGGTGGAACGAAATACGGTGAATTCAAGACCTCTGGAAATTTGAGCTGGTTGCGTGTTTATGGCGCTGGTCATGAAGTTCCGGCGTACCAGCCTGAGGCGGCGCTGGCGGCGTTCGTTGCGACCATGTCCAAGAAGCCTATCTCATCTACATAA